From Tripterygium wilfordii isolate XIE 37 chromosome 13, ASM1340144v1, whole genome shotgun sequence, the proteins below share one genomic window:
- the LOC120013677 gene encoding eukaryotic translation initiation factor 3 subunit E, with translation MATYDLTPRIAPNLDRHLVFPSLEFLQERQLYPDDQILKAKIELLNKTNMVDYAMDIHKSLYHTEDVPQDMVERRAEVVARLKSLEEGAAPLVAFLQNPNAVQELRADKQYNIQMLKERYQIGLEQIEALYQYAKFQFECGNYSGAADYLYQYRALCTNSERSLSALWGKLAAEILMQNWDIALEELNRLKEIIDSKSFSSPLNQLQSRIWLMHWSLFIFFNNENGRTQIIDLFNQDKYLNAIQTNAPHLLRYLATAFIVNKRRRPQFKEFIKVIQQEQHSYKDPITEFLACVYVNYDFDGAQKKMKECEEVILNDPFLGKRVEESNYSTVPLREEFLENARLFIFETYCRIHQRIDMGVLAEKLNLNYEEAERWIVNLIRTSKLDAKIDSQSGTVIMEPNYPNVHEQLIDHTKALSGRTYKLVGQLLEHAQAQVAR, from the exons ATGGCTACGTACGACCTAACACCACGAATTGCGCCGAACCTAGACAGGCACCTGGTGTTCCCTTCGTTGGAGTTCTTGCAGGAGCGTCAGCTCTACCCTGATGATCAGATCCTGAAAGCCAAGATCGAGCTCCTCAACAAGACTAACATGGTCGACTACGCCATGGACATCCACAAATCCCTCTACCACACCGAAGACGTCCCTCAAG ATATGGTGGAGAGAAGGGCGGAGGTCGTGGCCAGGCTTAAGTCCCTTGAGGAGGGGGCGGCACCTCTCGTGGCTTTCCTGCAGAATCCCAATGCAGTGCAGGAGTTGAGGGCTGACAAGCAGTATAACATCCAGATGCTCAAAGAACGGTATCAG ATTGGACTGGAGCAGATTGAGGCATTATACCAGTACGCCAAATTTCAATTTGAATGTGGAAACTACTCTGGTGCTGCTGACTATCTTTATCAGTATAGGGCCTTATGTACAAATAGTGAAAGAAGTTTGAGTGCATTATGGGGGAAGCTTGCAGCTGAGATACTGATGCAGAACTGGGACATTGCTCTTGAAGAACTTAATCGGTTGAAAGAAATAATTGATTCAAAG AGTTTTTCATCACCATTGAATCAATTGCAAAGCAGAATATGGCTAATGCATTGGAGTCTCTTTATCTTTTTCAACAACGAAAATGGAAGGACACAGATCATCGACCTCTTTAATCAGGACAA GTATCTGAATGCGATTCAAACCAATGCTCCTCATCTTCTACGTTACCTGGCCACTGCATTTATAGTAAACAAAAGGAGAAGACCTCAGTTCAAAGAGTTTATAAAGGTCATTCAGCAAGAGCAGCATTCTTACAAAGATCCCATCACTGAGTTTTTGGCGTGTGTGTATGTCAATTATGACTTTGATGGGGcacaaaagaagatgaaagagTGTGAAGAA GTTATATTGAATGATCCCTTCCTTGGAAAACGAGTGGAAGAAAGCAACTATTCTACTGTTCCATTGAGAGAAGAGTTCCTTGAAAATGCTCGCCTATTTATCTTTGAAACTTACTGCAGAATCCATCAGCGCATTGACATGGG AGTTCTTGCTGAGAAGTTGAATTTGAATTATGAGGAGGCTGAGAGATGGATCGTGAATCTTATCCGAACCTCAAAGCTTGATGCCAAGATTGATTCGCAGTCGGGAACTGTTATAATGGAACCCAATTATCCCAACGT GCATGAGCAGTTGATCGACCACACAAAGGCATTGTCAGGTCGTACTTACAAGTTAGTTGGTCAACTACTTGAACACGCACAGGCCCAAGTTGCTAGATAA